From a single Rhizobium lusitanum genomic region:
- a CDS encoding structural cement protein Gp24, producing the protein MATYQTTYGNAPQKGLHGQIASEEKSNKISRTVENAAGIKFGQPAQRGLADHGVAPFAAGGKFLGIAVLTPTVLPGATQVDGYAQFVTGAFLTAGQMYVRAGGAVADGDAVYYNPTTNAYVNVAGSGIVGPIPDCFFDTSGGNGDIVEISLKHRSA; encoded by the coding sequence ATGGCGACTTACCAGACCACTTATGGAAACGCTCCTCAGAAGGGCCTGCACGGGCAGATCGCTTCCGAGGAAAAATCCAACAAGATCAGCCGCACGGTGGAAAATGCCGCCGGCATCAAGTTCGGCCAGCCGGCCCAGCGCGGTCTCGCCGATCACGGTGTCGCGCCCTTTGCCGCCGGTGGCAAGTTTCTCGGCATTGCCGTGCTGACGCCGACCGTGTTGCCCGGTGCGACGCAGGTCGACGGCTATGCGCAATTCGTCACCGGCGCATTCCTGACCGCCGGCCAGATGTATGTGCGGGCGGGCGGCGCGGTCGCTGATGGCGATGCCGTCTACTACAACCCGACCACCAACGCCTACGTCAACGTGGCCGGTTCCGGCATCGTCGGCCCCATTCCCGATTGTTTCTTCGACACGAGCGGTGGGAACGGCGACATCGTCGAAATCTCGCTGAAGCACAGGAGCGCCTAA
- a CDS encoding DUF2213 domain-containing protein — MNFTDIVTVAGTRRTGDGYLVADARVARTGIQNYLGAEIGRPEMRTVRVYRPGAEVFSEDTLKSAAHRPVTNEHPPEMVTSENWKKYSVGQTGDEIAGEGIFIRVPLMVSDEAAIQDIESGKQELSAGYVCDLDFIAGVTSAGEAYDAVQKNIRINHIAIVRRGRAGSKVRIGDAAAPWGCAPLAAPRPISDQHENKEGMMPTRTNTVDGIGIEVSDQVSELIAELQRQLADAKAQITATDAAYQKAIAIRDAELDAVKANLVSDVEIERRAEARADLIGLAKAIVGEVKTVGLSDAAIRKAVVVAKIGEGAVEGRSEAYIDARFDMLADAVRETPDLFAAAVRGGITPPQTSISAAFSAYAAMVRDLQSAHQPANPV; from the coding sequence ATGAATTTCACAGACATTGTCACCGTCGCGGGAACGCGGCGGACCGGCGACGGCTATCTTGTCGCCGATGCCCGGGTCGCCCGGACGGGTATTCAAAACTATCTTGGTGCGGAAATCGGCCGGCCGGAGATGCGCACCGTGCGCGTCTATCGGCCGGGCGCGGAAGTGTTTTCCGAGGACACGCTGAAGAGCGCTGCTCACCGGCCGGTGACAAATGAACATCCGCCGGAAATGGTTACCTCGGAAAACTGGAAGAAGTACTCCGTCGGGCAAACTGGCGATGAGATTGCCGGTGAGGGCATCTTCATTCGCGTGCCGCTGATGGTCAGCGACGAGGCGGCGATCCAGGACATCGAGAGCGGCAAGCAGGAGCTTTCCGCCGGTTATGTCTGCGATCTCGACTTCATCGCGGGCGTGACATCCGCCGGAGAGGCCTACGACGCCGTCCAGAAGAACATTCGGATCAATCATATCGCCATTGTGCGCCGTGGCCGAGCGGGATCGAAAGTCCGCATCGGCGATGCCGCTGCACCGTGGGGCTGCGCTCCTCTCGCAGCCCCACGCCCCATTTCCGATCAGCACGAAAACAAGGAAGGGATGATGCCCACAAGGACAAATACCGTCGATGGCATCGGGATTGAAGTCAGCGATCAGGTTTCGGAGCTTATCGCGGAGCTCCAGCGACAACTTGCCGATGCCAAGGCCCAGATCACGGCGACCGATGCCGCCTATCAGAAGGCCATCGCTATCCGTGATGCCGAGCTTGACGCCGTCAAGGCGAACCTCGTGAGCGATGTCGAGATCGAACGGCGAGCCGAGGCTCGCGCCGATCTCATCGGGCTTGCCAAGGCAATCGTCGGCGAGGTGAAGACTGTGGGCCTTTCGGACGCGGCGATCCGCAAGGCGGTCGTCGTCGCGAAGATCGGGGAGGGTGCGGTCGAAGGCAGGTCTGAAGCTTACATCGATGCTCGCTTCGACATGCTCGCCGACGCCGTCCGCGAAACGCCGGATCTCTTCGCTGCCGCCGTTAGAGGCGGCATCACGCCGCCGCAGACGTCGATCTCCGCAGCCTTCAGCGCCTATGCCGCCATGGTGCGCGACCTGCAGTCCGCGCATCAACCGGCCAATCCCGTTTAA